In Apium graveolens cultivar Ventura chromosome 10, ASM990537v1, whole genome shotgun sequence, the following are encoded in one genomic region:
- the LOC141690880 gene encoding uncharacterized protein LOC141690880, producing the protein MWLAGVSQISWCIIGDFNDLLYSSDKWGNLPHPQSLMDDFRAAIDDCFLSERDLSGGKYIWEKSHGKSDWVRERLDRVFPTQQWWNLFPLCKLLVYHVSEPNFRKEVSDFWLELPTVNIIPKLVSVSSFMARWGRNFFHKFRDKIRRQKEVIRLLVDRVDEDGISNYFMEKEKLNDLLCHEEVYWKQRAKNFWLSEGDANTKFFHASASARKKANYLPFLETDSGEEVSNHEDMCQVVKDYYTAVFTSGHNAEILQLDESERRITEEQNHMLVVEMTFEEFSVAIKQMHPDKASGPDGLNPAFFQQFWSILGREVYESCKCWLDSVSFPANLNETNVVLIPKKENARCTKDLRPIALCNVLYKVLAKVLSNRLKVLLPNVISENQSAFVPGRSIADNVLVAFEVVHHMRRKSRGRDGEIALKLDISKAYDRVNWSYLKARMQAMGFCRKWIQWIMLCVTTVSYDFCFNGTSVGPVCPSWGLRQGDPLSPYLFLLCVEGLSNSLDKAAMEGNIHGSQVSNTAPIITHMLFADDSFLFFCANLAETAVVKSLLNDYEALSGQSVNFQKSAILFSSNVPRSERGTLAGILGVSNELQDGKYLGLPSFVGRSKKRVFGFVKDKVCKRLQGWKSKAISQAGKSILIRNVAQSIPSYCMSCFLLPKSLCQELERMLNKYWWCTSSSDRRGISWLSWDSMSSSKSRGGMGFRNLYGFYIALLGKHCWNFIKKPHSLVARVYKARYYPNSHFLHASLSPGSSYIWSGIMTARESVCKGYRWILGDGRDINAIRDPWLQNKDDFCVSQSIDYGCNQVRVSSFFRTDDRSWEADKVKSFFTEDDAHLILAVRIPQNPAVDRLAWSRTTNGQYTVKTGYQLWHDSNIGPGSVYQSNGWSKLWRLNLPHKIKIFLWRFCRNNIPVRRRLSAKGVRLPITCPMCLTYDMQTVDFVPDWLIQKISSASREEIEVVAKVVTGRVAIDWSSKSISDWKKAKHLKAQNQVLSVRASNKSLQKWKPPREGCLKLNVDASIKLGSDLFTVGLVLRDHHGIFVGGKAICLQMVSTVLEAEALAIQEGLHWLCSMSNQVVCIESDSLLCVQAINHSQENHLEVGHILEDCRTTLLARSGFSIQFVKRQANKVAHLMARLPCSLDCPNILTSPPDLLLKTLLHDVA; encoded by the exons ATGTG GTTAGCAGGAGTTTCTCAAATTTCTTGGTGCATCATAGGTGATTTCAATGATTTACTTTATTCGTCGGATAAATGGGGTAATCTGCCTCATCCTCAAAGTTTAATGGATGATTTTAGAGCCGCAATTGATGACTGTTTTCTTTCGGAGCGTGATCTTAGTGGTGGTAAATACATATGGGAAAAGAGTCATGGGAAAAGCGATTGGGTTCGGGAGAGATTGGATAGAGTTTTTCCTACTCAACAGTGGTGGAATCTTTTTCCTCTCTGCAAGTTGCTAGTCTACCATGTGTCG GAACCGAATTTTCGTAAGGAGGTTTCAGATTTTTGGCTTGAACTGCCCACTGTTAATATAATTCCAAAGCTTGTTTCTGTCTCAAGCTTCATGGCTCGCTGGGGGAGGAACTTTTTCCACAAGTTCCGAGATAAGATCAGACGTCAGAAAGAGGTGATAAGGCTTCTGGTTGATCGTGTAGATGAGGATGGAATCAGTAATTATTTTATGgagaaggaaaagttaaatgattTGTTGTGCCACGAGGAAGTGTATTGGAAGCAGAGGGCTAAAAATTTCTGGCTTTCAGAGGGAGACGCTAATACAAAGTTTTTTCACGCGAGTGCATCAGCTAGAAAGAAAGCTAATTATCTTCCGTTTCTTGAGACGGATTCAGGGGAGGAAGTAAGTAATCATGAGGATATGTGTCAAGTGGTAAAGGATTATTACACTGCAGTGTTTACTAGTGGGCATAATGCTGAGATACTTCAACTGGATGAATCTGAAAGGCGTATAACAGAGGAGCAAAATCACATGTTAGTGGTTGAGATGACTTTCGAAGAATTTTCAGTTGCTATCAAGCAGATGCACCCGGATAAAGCCTCGGGTCCTGATGGATTAAACCCTGCTTTTTTCCAGCAATTTTGGTCTATATTGGGGCGAGAAGTTTACGAGAGTTGCAAGTGCTGGTTAGACTCAGTCTCTTTTCCAGCAAACCTTAATGAGACTAATGTGGTTCTCATTCCTAAAAAGGAAAATGCTCGTTGTACGAAGGACTTACGACCAATTGCTCTATGTAACGTTCTATATAAGGTCTTAGCGAAGGTGCTCTCAAATCGATTGAAAGTTCTATTACCAAATGTTATATCAGAAAACCAATCAGCCTTTGTACCGGGAAGGAGTATAGCCGACAATGTGTTAGTAGCTTTTGAAGTTGTTCACCATATGCGTAGGAAGAGTCGAGGCAGGGATGGGGAGATTGCTTTGAAACTGGATATTTCTAAAGCCTACGACAGGGTAAACTGGTCATATTTGAAAGCTCGAATGCAGGCCATGGGTTTTTGCAGAAAATGGATTCAGTGGATCATGCTTTGTGTAACCACGGTGTCATATGATTTTTGTTTCAATGGCACTTCTGTAGGTCCTGTATGTCCATCATGGGGTCTACGACAGGGGGACCCTTTATCCCCGTATTTGTTTCTCTTGTGTGTGGAAGGTCTGTCTAACTCTCTTGACAAAGCTGCTATGGAGGGCAACATTCATGGGTCTCAGGTTAGCAATACAGCTCCAATTATTACTCATATGCTATTTGCAGATGACAGTTTTCTGTTCTTTTGTGCCAATCTTGCTGAAACCGCTGTTGTCAAGTCTCTCTTGAACGATTATGAGGCTCTGTCGGGTCAATCTGTGAATTTTCAGAAGTCTGCAATTTTGTTTAGTTCAAATGTCCCACGGTCTGAGAGGGGAACTTTAGCTGGGATTTTAGGAGTATCGAATGAGCTTCAGGATGGAAAATACTTAGGCCTCCCTTCTTTTGTAGGTCGTTCAAAGAAAAGGGTGTTTGGTTTTGTCAAAGATAAAGTATGTAAAAGATTACAAGGTTGGAAGTCGAAAGCTATTTCTCAAGCAGGTAAATCAATTCTGATTAGAAACGTGGCTCAGTCTATTCCCTCGTATTGCATGTCGTGTTTTTTGCTTCCAAAATCTCTATGTCAGGAGCTTGAGAGGATGTTAAATAAGTATTGGTGGTGTACTAGCTCTAGTGATAGACGAGGAATAAGCTGGCTCTCTTGGGATTCTATGAGTTCATCGAAGAGTAGAGGTGGTATGGGTTTTAGGAATCTTTACGGTTTCTATATAGCACTATTGGGGAAACACTGTTGGAATTTTATAAAAAAGCCTCATTCATTGGTTGCTCGTGTTTACAAAGCACGTTATTACCCAAATTCTCATTTTCTTCATGCCTCTTTGAGTCCAGGATCTAGCTACATATGGTCGGGGATCATGACAGCAAGGGAAAGCGTTTGTAAGGGATATAGATGGATTCTTGGAGACGGTAGGGACATCAATGCAATAAGGGACCCATGGTTGCAGAATAAGGATGATTTTTGTGTGTCTCAAAGTATAGACTATGGCTGTAATCAAGTGCGGGTATCAAGTTTTTTCAGAACAGATGATAGGAGTTGGGAGGCGGATAAAGTTAAGTCCTTTTTTACAGAGGATGATGCTCATCTGATCTTGGCAGTGCGTATCCCACAAAATCCTGCAGTTGATCGTTTAGCATGGTCTCGAACGACAAATGGTCAATATACAGTGAAGACAGGTTATCAGCTTTGGCATGATTCCAATATAGGACCTGGTAGTGTCTATCAATCTAATGGCTGGAGCAAGTTGTGGAGACTGAATCTTCctcacaagatcaaaattttcttGTGGAGATTTTGTAGAAATAACATCCCTGTTCGAAGAAGATTGAGTGCAAAGGGAGTGCGGCTACCAATAACTTGCCCTATGT GTTTAACTTACGATATGCAGACGGTGGATTTTGTCCCTGACTGGCTTATACAAAAGATTAGTAGTGCTTCGAGGGAGGAAATTGAAGTGGTGGCCAAG GTGGTTACAGGACGGGTGGCTATAGACTGGAGTTCTAAGTCTATCTCAGATTGGAAGAAGGCAAAGCATCTTAAAGCCCAAAATCAGGTGCTCAGTGTTAGGGCTAGTAACAAGTCACTTCAAAAATGGAAACCCCCTCGTGAGGGTTGTCTGAAGTTGAATGTTGATGCATCTATAAAGCTGGGATCAGACTTGTTTACCGTAGGTCTTGTTCTTCGTGACCATCATGGAATTTTTGTGGGAGGAAAGGCCATCTGTTTACAGATGGTGAGCACAGTTTTAGAAGCAGAAGCTCTGGCTATTCAGGAAGGTTTGCATTGGTTGTGTTCGATGTCGAATCAGGTTGTCTGTATAGAATCAGACTCTCTCCTCTGTGTGCAAGCTATTAATCATTCCCAGGAGAATCATTTGGAAGTTGGCCATATTTTGGAAGATTGTCGCACGACTTTACTGGCTAGATCAGGGTTTTCAATTCAATTTGTTAAAAGGCAGGCGAATAAAGTAGCCCACTTGATGGCTCGTTTACCTTGTTCGCTAGATTGCCCAAACATATTAACGTCTCCTCCAGATTTGTTGTTGAAGACTCTTTTGCACGATGTTGCTTAA